The proteins below are encoded in one region of Streptomyces roseirectus:
- a CDS encoding amidohydrolase family protein, with protein MSRVLLRGAQVITMTPHRPDAEHVDILVDGETIAAVGETIEAPDAEVVDFSGRVIIPGLVNAHLHTWQTALRSAGADWTLMEYLTHLHGECVGQYTPADMHISNLAGALNQINCGTTTLGDWCHNALSPEHADAAVEGLVQAGIRAVFLHGTPYRSPDTPHPLAEIDRLLDGPVRDHALLTLGMALQGPQYSSAETALADFRAGAERGLVVSMHQSGGEPSPGWEAVRDAGLFSPLTNVVHGADLPDDWIKTLVDAGVTFTTTPENELGQGHGTPITGSLLSLGAAPSLGTDIDTVVPGRILTAARIALAHQRSLDHAHHRQTTGMYADTPSVTGKQALAWATVEGAKALGLADKVGRIEAGMQADLVAVDARALNLWPAHDPIATVLHADIANIEAVMVAGTWRKRDHVLLASGLDEIKDQLRDSGERLLRGIRPAGSPG; from the coding sequence ATGAGCCGCGTACTGCTGCGCGGAGCGCAGGTCATCACGATGACGCCCCACCGGCCGGACGCCGAGCATGTCGACATCCTCGTCGACGGCGAGACCATCGCCGCCGTCGGCGAAACCATCGAGGCGCCCGACGCCGAGGTCGTCGACTTCTCCGGCCGCGTCATCATCCCCGGCCTGGTCAACGCCCATCTGCACACCTGGCAGACCGCGCTGCGCTCCGCGGGCGCCGACTGGACGCTGATGGAGTACCTCACCCACCTGCACGGCGAGTGCGTCGGGCAGTACACCCCGGCCGACATGCACATCAGCAATCTCGCCGGCGCCCTGAACCAGATCAACTGCGGTACCACCACCCTCGGCGACTGGTGTCACAACGCCCTGTCGCCCGAGCACGCCGACGCGGCCGTCGAGGGACTGGTCCAAGCCGGGATCCGCGCCGTCTTCCTGCACGGCACGCCCTACCGCTCGCCGGACACACCCCACCCGCTCGCCGAGATCGACCGGCTGCTCGACGGCCCCGTCCGCGACCACGCCCTCCTCACCCTGGGCATGGCCCTCCAGGGGCCGCAGTACTCCTCCGCCGAGACCGCGCTGGCCGACTTCCGGGCCGGCGCGGAACGCGGCCTCGTCGTCTCGATGCACCAGAGCGGCGGCGAACCCTCACCCGGCTGGGAAGCCGTGCGCGACGCCGGGCTGTTCAGCCCCCTGACCAACGTCGTGCACGGAGCCGACCTGCCCGACGACTGGATCAAGACCCTCGTCGATGCGGGCGTCACCTTCACCACCACCCCGGAGAACGAACTGGGCCAGGGACACGGCACACCCATCACCGGATCCCTGCTGAGCCTGGGCGCGGCACCCTCCCTGGGCACCGACATCGACACCGTCGTACCCGGCAGGATCCTCACCGCCGCCCGGATCGCCCTGGCCCACCAGCGCAGCCTGGACCACGCCCACCACCGGCAGACGACCGGCATGTACGCCGACACACCGTCCGTCACCGGCAAACAGGCGCTTGCCTGGGCCACGGTCGAAGGAGCGAAGGCACTGGGCCTGGCGGACAAGGTGGGCCGGATCGAGGCGGGCATGCAGGCCGACCTGGTCGCCGTCGACGCCCGGGCGCTCAACCTGTGGCCGGCGCACGACCCCATCGCCACGGTCCTGCACGCCGACATCGCCAACATCGAAGCCGTGATGGTCGCCGGCACCTGGCGCAAACGCGATCACGTCCTGCTCGCATCCGGCCTCGACGAGATCAAGGACCAGCTGCGCGACTCCGGAGAGCGGCTGCTGCGCGGCATCAGGCCCGCGGGCTCTCCCGGCTGA
- a CDS encoding response regulator, with translation MTTLLIVDDESPQRLAVRMILERQPGLTVVGEADNGREAVRMASALQPDIVLMDVDMPGMDGTEATRRLVDSGSRSRVLVLTTFDLEQRVYKALRAGASGFLLKDARPEELVAAVHAVARGDAVIAPSLTRKLLDTFAHRLRSPVLEQDHDDCGRLHHLTVREREVLAHVASGRSNREIAEDLHLAETTVKSHVSRILAKIGARTRVQAVAFAYEARLVRPVPQT, from the coding sequence ATGACCACCCTGCTGATCGTCGACGACGAGTCCCCGCAACGCCTTGCCGTGCGCATGATCCTCGAACGGCAACCTGGACTGACCGTCGTCGGCGAGGCCGACAACGGCCGCGAGGCGGTCCGTATGGCCTCTGCACTCCAGCCCGACATCGTTCTGATGGACGTGGACATGCCCGGCATGGACGGCACGGAGGCCACACGGCGCCTTGTTGATTCCGGCAGTCGTTCACGGGTCCTGGTACTGACCACCTTCGATCTCGAGCAACGCGTCTACAAGGCGCTGCGCGCCGGAGCCAGTGGCTTTCTCCTCAAAGACGCCCGCCCCGAGGAACTGGTCGCCGCGGTCCACGCGGTGGCCAGAGGCGACGCGGTCATCGCGCCGAGTCTGACCCGCAAACTCCTCGACACCTTCGCCCACCGCCTGCGAAGTCCCGTCCTGGAGCAGGACCACGACGACTGCGGCCGACTCCACCACCTCACCGTACGCGAGCGTGAGGTTCTCGCCCACGTCGCATCGGGTCGGAGCAACAGAGAGATCGCCGAAGACCTGCATCTGGCCGAAACCACGGTCAAGTCACACGTCAGCCGCATCCTCGCCAAGATCGGTGCCCGGACCCGCGTCCAGGCGGTGGCTTTCGCCTACGAAGCAAGGCTGGTCAGACCGGTTCCGCAGACGTGA
- a CDS encoding DUF3500 domain-containing protein, translated as MTGDREDALAAGREKAADAMAEAATAWLGSLSADQLPLAAYDSPLHPDAEAERLRWFYTPTEHGGLAVRDQNARQQSLAMRLVATGLSVPGYATVTTVMGLENVLDQLEGWRVHWGRQRGRDPGLYWLRIFGRPGDRVWAWRFGGHHISLNNLVVAGRLVSTTPCFIGADPATTELVGGTLRPLQGPEETARRLVRSLDPDQLRSALLHPSAVSDIVSGNRPRVGHGDTMMHMQDLWRGRFADPELDRLVDDIDRRAEAGSGYTENDHARVAITIPPQGISGRDLDNEQRHLLRRLVTLYTGRAPEFLADAYDTHYASDAVLDAVHFGWAGSTDAGEPHYYRVQDPRVLIEYDNTQRHANHAHSVWRDLTSDFGLDVLAEHRAHIAHE; from the coding sequence GTGACCGGTGACCGGGAGGACGCCCTGGCAGCCGGACGGGAGAAGGCGGCGGACGCCATGGCCGAGGCCGCCACCGCCTGGCTGGGCAGCCTGAGCGCGGACCAACTCCCGCTCGCCGCCTACGACTCCCCGCTCCACCCGGACGCGGAGGCCGAGCGGCTGCGCTGGTTCTACACCCCCACCGAACACGGCGGACTCGCCGTCCGGGACCAGAACGCCCGCCAACAGAGCCTGGCCATGCGGCTGGTGGCCACCGGACTGTCCGTCCCGGGCTACGCCACGGTCACCACCGTGATGGGACTGGAGAACGTCCTGGACCAGCTGGAAGGGTGGCGGGTCCACTGGGGTCGGCAGCGCGGACGGGACCCCGGCCTGTACTGGCTGAGGATCTTCGGCCGCCCCGGTGACCGGGTCTGGGCGTGGCGGTTCGGCGGCCACCACATCTCCCTGAACAACCTCGTCGTCGCCGGTCGGCTCGTCTCCACGACCCCCTGCTTCATCGGTGCCGACCCGGCCACGACCGAGCTGGTCGGAGGCACCCTGCGGCCCCTGCAAGGCCCCGAGGAGACGGCCCGTCGACTGGTCCGCAGTCTGGACCCGGACCAACTCCGAAGCGCTCTGCTCCACCCGTCCGCCGTCTCGGACATCGTCTCCGGCAACCGTCCACGCGTCGGACACGGCGACACGATGATGCACATGCAGGACCTGTGGCGCGGCCGGTTCGCCGACCCCGAGCTGGACCGGCTCGTCGACGACATCGACCGCCGGGCGGAAGCGGGCAGCGGATACACCGAGAACGATCACGCGCGCGTGGCCATCACGATTCCCCCCCAAGGCATCAGCGGTCGCGACCTGGACAACGAGCAGCGGCACCTGTTGCGCCGGCTCGTCACGCTCTACACCGGACGGGCACCCGAGTTCCTCGCGGACGCCTACGACACCCACTACGCCTCCGACGCCGTCCTCGACGCGGTGCATTTCGGCTGGGCGGGCAGCACGGACGCCGGGGAACCGCACTACTACCGGGTTCAGGACCCTCGCGTCCTCATCGAGTACGACAACACCCAGCGGCACGCCAACCACGCCCACTCGGTGTGGCGTGACCTGACCTCCGACTTCGGACTGGACGTACTCGCCGAACACCGCGCACACATCGCACACGAGTAG
- a CDS encoding zinc-dependent alcohol dehydrogenase, producing the protein MSLPETMRAAVLGEPGTLAVTTLPVPRVGPEDVLVHVRRASLCGTDLKIRSRHFFKDGGPAAGEFVPGHEYAGVVAAVGSAVDEFRVGDRVVTEAHRGCTRCANCLAGAYTDCLNYGLRHTGHRVQGMTVDGGFAEYALNHVATLHRLPDTVDFDAAVVLTTVGTVMHAFDVLDTLLVGSTVAVIGPGPIGLLAVQVARELGARTVALAGTREARLALGKSFGADLVVNSREEDAVAAVREATDGIGADIVLECSGAPSAVDDALRMAKRSGTVVLVGFFEEPVRADLNHAVMNGISIRTVRGEGTGSVARAVGLAARGRLRTADLVTHHFGLPDVAEAFDTYAERRGNAIKVMLDISEDPEPTRDR; encoded by the coding sequence ATGTCCTTGCCGGAAACCATGCGGGCCGCGGTGCTGGGTGAGCCCGGCACCCTCGCCGTCACGACGCTGCCCGTGCCGCGGGTGGGACCGGAAGACGTTCTGGTACACGTCCGCAGGGCGTCCCTGTGCGGGACGGACCTGAAGATCCGCAGTCGGCACTTCTTCAAGGACGGCGGCCCGGCCGCGGGCGAGTTCGTACCCGGCCACGAGTACGCCGGCGTCGTCGCCGCGGTGGGCAGCGCCGTGGACGAGTTCCGGGTCGGCGACCGGGTGGTGACGGAAGCCCACCGCGGCTGCACGCGCTGCGCCAACTGCCTGGCCGGGGCCTACACGGACTGCCTCAACTACGGTCTGCGCCACACCGGGCACCGCGTGCAGGGGATGACCGTCGACGGGGGCTTCGCGGAATACGCGCTCAACCACGTGGCGACCCTCCACCGGTTGCCGGACACCGTGGACTTCGACGCCGCGGTCGTCCTCACCACCGTGGGCACCGTGATGCACGCCTTCGACGTGCTCGACACCCTGCTCGTCGGATCCACGGTCGCGGTGATCGGCCCCGGACCGATAGGTCTGCTCGCGGTACAGGTCGCACGTGAACTCGGGGCCAGGACCGTAGCCCTGGCCGGCACGCGGGAAGCCAGGCTCGCCCTCGGCAAGTCCTTCGGCGCGGACCTGGTCGTCAACTCCCGCGAGGAGGACGCGGTGGCGGCGGTCCGGGAGGCGACCGACGGGATCGGCGCCGACATCGTCCTGGAGTGCTCCGGCGCCCCGAGCGCGGTGGACGACGCGCTGCGCATGGCCAAACGGTCCGGGACGGTCGTCCTCGTCGGCTTCTTCGAAGAGCCCGTGCGGGCCGATCTCAACCACGCCGTGATGAACGGCATCTCGATCCGGACGGTCCGCGGCGAGGGCACCGGTTCGGTGGCCCGCGCCGTGGGCCTGGCCGCCCGGGGCCGGCTGCGCACCGCGGACCTGGTCACCCACCATTTCGGGCTGCCCGACGTCGCCGAGGCGTTCGACACCTACGCCGAGCGCCGGGGCAACGCCATCAAGGTCATGCTCGACATCTCCGAGGACCCGGAGCCCACCCGTGACCGGTGA
- a CDS encoding SDR family oxidoreductase: MDLGISGKTALVLGGGGGLGGAIAQALAAEGAAVAVADISPQAAESTAEAVADAGGKALPLEWDLADLAAIDQHIAAVEGALGSVDILVNNTGGPPPSPVAGQDPELWLKHFQSMVLSVIAITDRVVPLMRGRGWGRIITSASSGVIAPIPNLGLSNALRGSLLGWSKTLAREVAAEGVTCNVVVPGRIGTQRTKFLDQAKADREGKSVAETSAESVASIPVGRYGEPREYAAAVAFLASVHASYITGSVMRVDGGLVASL; encoded by the coding sequence GTGGATCTGGGAATTTCGGGCAAGACCGCGCTCGTGCTGGGCGGAGGTGGGGGTCTCGGCGGCGCGATCGCCCAGGCTCTCGCCGCGGAGGGCGCCGCCGTCGCCGTCGCGGACATCAGCCCACAGGCCGCGGAGAGCACCGCCGAGGCGGTAGCCGATGCGGGCGGGAAAGCCCTCCCCCTGGAATGGGACCTCGCCGATCTGGCCGCGATCGACCAGCACATCGCGGCAGTCGAAGGGGCGCTCGGTTCCGTGGACATCCTGGTCAACAACACGGGAGGGCCGCCGCCCTCGCCGGTCGCGGGGCAGGACCCCGAACTCTGGCTGAAGCACTTCCAGTCCATGGTGCTGTCCGTCATCGCGATCACGGACAGGGTCGTGCCGCTGATGCGCGGCCGCGGCTGGGGCAGGATCATCACCAGCGCCAGCTCGGGGGTGATCGCCCCCATCCCCAACCTGGGGCTGTCGAACGCCTTGCGGGGCAGCCTGCTCGGCTGGTCCAAGACGCTGGCCCGGGAAGTCGCGGCCGAGGGTGTCACCTGCAACGTGGTCGTTCCGGGACGGATCGGCACCCAGCGGACCAAGTTCCTCGACCAGGCCAAGGCCGACCGGGAGGGCAAGTCCGTCGCGGAGACGTCCGCCGAGAGCGTCGCGTCGATCCCTGTGGGCCGCTACGGCGAGCCGCGGGAGTACGCCGCCGCCGTCGCCTTCCTCGCAAGCGTCCATGCCTCTTACATCACAGGCTCGGTCATGCGCGTCGACGGCGGACTCGTCGCCAGCCTCTGA
- a CDS encoding dihydrodipicolinate synthase family protein, with amino-acid sequence MAPLDRDTHGVFAIAPTPFDEEGAIDFDSLSRLVDFYGGSGVTGLTLLGQMGEAPKLSHEESVRIVQHVLKRTDLPIIVGVSAPGYAAMRTLTVDVMSAGAHGVMIAPPNTLRTDDQIVSYYEGAAGAIGADVPFVIQDYPLSFSVVMSPAVIARIANTAPGCVMLKHEDWPGLEKISALRRLEADGAMPRLSILCGNGGLFLDFETERGADGAMTGYCVPELLVDVVRHTAAGDRDAAHDVFDAHLPLLRYEQQPGIGLAVRKYVMKRRGILTSDTQREPGAVLSARARSEVDYLLSRLTRKDDRVALTA; translated from the coding sequence ATGGCACCCCTGGACCGCGACACCCATGGTGTTTTCGCCATCGCACCAACGCCCTTCGACGAGGAAGGCGCCATCGATTTCGACTCGCTCAGCCGACTCGTCGACTTCTACGGAGGCTCCGGCGTCACCGGACTGACCCTCCTGGGTCAGATGGGCGAAGCACCCAAGCTGTCCCACGAGGAGAGCGTGCGCATCGTCCAGCACGTCCTCAAGCGCACCGATCTGCCGATCATCGTGGGCGTCTCCGCACCCGGCTACGCCGCCATGCGGACCCTCACGGTCGACGTCATGTCAGCCGGCGCCCACGGCGTCATGATCGCCCCGCCGAACACGCTGCGTACCGACGACCAGATCGTGAGCTACTACGAGGGAGCGGCGGGCGCCATCGGCGCGGACGTGCCGTTCGTGATCCAGGACTATCCGCTGTCGTTCTCCGTCGTCATGTCCCCCGCCGTCATCGCCCGCATCGCGAACACCGCGCCAGGGTGCGTGATGCTCAAGCACGAGGACTGGCCGGGCCTGGAGAAGATCAGCGCGCTCCGGCGACTCGAAGCCGATGGAGCGATGCCCCGTCTGTCGATCCTGTGCGGAAACGGCGGCCTCTTCCTGGACTTCGAGACCGAACGCGGAGCCGACGGAGCGATGACGGGCTACTGCGTTCCCGAACTCCTCGTCGACGTGGTGCGCCACACCGCCGCCGGCGACCGTGACGCCGCCCATGACGTCTTCGACGCCCACCTGCCCCTGCTGCGCTACGAACAGCAGCCGGGCATCGGCCTGGCCGTGCGCAAGTACGTCATGAAACGCCGCGGAATCCTGACCTCCGACACCCAGCGCGAGCCCGGGGCCGTGCTGTCGGCGCGAGCCCGCAGCGAGGTCGACTACCTGCTGTCCCGGCTCACCCGCAAGGACGACAGGGTCGCGCTCACGGCATGA
- a CDS encoding LysR family transcriptional regulator translates to MQLRQLEYFLAVWEAGSFSGAAARLYVTQPSLSQQIGALEKELGAVLLERGRQGVTLTPAGRVFLPRAQDVVRAVQDAQDSVREVVEGRQGDVHVLTVRSVASGILPPSAARWHSTYPSTVLRLHDYSHRRDLEEAMRGGQGDIAVGPRPDPWEGPVVSLGYEEMVVTGSAEHPAGTAADPAELAAADWVLYEQEQGMSEVVDRLAGHLGFTPRAVARTGQVSAALLFAVEGIGVTVTPENAVPLRWSRHARRIGPGCFRELVVFSRKLPSQLAERYRDMLTTLELPLTAERDLPEGALRF, encoded by the coding sequence ATGCAGCTACGTCAGCTGGAGTACTTCCTCGCGGTCTGGGAGGCGGGCTCCTTCAGCGGAGCGGCTGCGCGGCTCTATGTCACGCAGCCTTCACTGTCCCAGCAGATCGGCGCCCTGGAGAAGGAACTGGGCGCGGTCCTGCTGGAGCGCGGCCGGCAAGGGGTGACGCTGACTCCCGCGGGCCGCGTCTTCCTGCCCCGTGCTCAGGACGTCGTCCGTGCGGTTCAGGACGCGCAGGACTCGGTGCGCGAGGTGGTGGAGGGCCGTCAGGGCGACGTCCACGTCCTGACCGTGCGGTCCGTCGCCTCGGGGATCCTGCCGCCGTCCGCGGCGCGCTGGCACTCGACGTACCCCTCCACCGTGCTGAGACTGCACGACTACTCCCACCGCCGGGACCTCGAAGAGGCCATGCGCGGCGGCCAGGGCGACATCGCGGTCGGTCCACGGCCCGACCCGTGGGAGGGGCCCGTCGTCTCCCTGGGATACGAGGAGATGGTGGTGACCGGCTCGGCCGAACACCCGGCGGGGACAGCGGCTGATCCGGCCGAACTGGCCGCCGCCGACTGGGTGCTCTACGAGCAGGAACAGGGCATGAGCGAGGTGGTGGACCGCCTGGCAGGGCACCTCGGGTTCACGCCGCGCGCCGTCGCGCGCACGGGCCAGGTCTCCGCAGCGCTCCTGTTCGCGGTCGAGGGGATCGGTGTGACGGTGACACCGGAGAACGCGGTGCCGCTGCGCTGGTCGAGGCACGCCCGGCGGATCGGGCCCGGCTGTTTCCGGGAGCTGGTGGTGTTCAGCAGGAAGCTCCCCTCCCAGCTGGCCGAGCGATACCGGGACATGCTCACCACTTTGGAGTTGCCGCTGACCGCGGAGCGGGATCTGCCCGAAGGAGCACTCCGCTTCTGA